From the Armatimonadota bacterium genome, one window contains:
- the rdgB gene encoding RdgB/HAM1 family non-canonical purine NTP pyrophosphatase: MSLTIVVASHNRKKSGEMIAILTELLDSPNISLLADFEGAPEPEETGQTFQENAAIKARACAQFTGLLSIADDAGLVVDALGGAPGLYSKRFGGEETSFGEKMALILEEMKEVAEPDRAARFQCAVAIAWPDGRLESVETTCEGLIAQAPRGTYGFGYDPIFFLPELGCTMAELPPEFKNRISHRAKALKLASEILQSQV, translated from the coding sequence ATGAGCCTGACAATAGTCGTCGCCAGCCACAATCGCAAGAAATCTGGCGAGATGATCGCGATTTTGACCGAACTGCTCGATTCTCCGAACATCTCTTTATTGGCCGACTTTGAGGGGGCTCCAGAACCGGAGGAGACCGGGCAGACGTTTCAAGAAAACGCCGCGATCAAGGCTCGGGCCTGCGCTCAATTTACCGGCTTGCTGTCGATAGCCGACGATGCCGGCCTTGTGGTCGATGCCTTGGGCGGAGCGCCCGGACTTTATTCAAAGCGGTTTGGAGGCGAAGAGACCTCCTTTGGCGAGAAGATGGCGCTCATCTTGGAAGAGATGAAGGAGGTTGCCGAGCCAGATCGCGCCGCCCGATTCCAATGCGCGGTCGCTATCGCTTGGCCGGACGGACGATTGGAGTCGGTCGAAACGACTTGCGAAGGACTGATCGCTCAAGCCCCGCGCGGAACTTATGGATTTGGCTACGATCCGATTTTCTTCCTGCCTGAACTCGGTTGCACAATGGCCGAATTGCCGCCCGAGTTCAAGAACCGCATCAGCCACCGAGCCAAAGCGCTGAAATTGGCTTCCGAAATCCTCCAAAGCCAAGTATAA
- the rimM gene encoding 16S rRNA processing protein RimM, producing MPKSEPRIPKLVRKWVTVGIVLKPFGRRGEVKVRLETSFPERFSPKSRLYAWRPSPDGPAEKPFPLIVRSARDSSGTLLIGFEGVETIDQADDLRGAWLMVPREERMPTTQDEYYVSDLIGIDVYTPEGEHLGKLANVIQTPAHDVYEVGKLLIPAVKAYVLSVDMAARQMTARKPEDAD from the coding sequence ATGCCGAAGAGTGAGCCCCGGATTCCGAAACTCGTTCGGAAATGGGTAACGGTCGGCATCGTCCTTAAGCCGTTTGGGCGGCGCGGCGAAGTCAAAGTCCGCCTCGAAACCAGCTTCCCCGAGCGTTTCTCCCCCAAAAGCCGTCTGTATGCTTGGCGCCCTTCGCCCGATGGCCCCGCCGAAAAGCCGTTCCCTTTGATCGTTCGGTCTGCTAGGGATTCTTCTGGTACGCTTCTGATCGGATTTGAAGGCGTCGAGACTATAGACCAGGCCGACGACCTGCGGGGGGCCTGGCTGATGGTGCCGCGAGAGGAGCGGATGCCGACGACCCAGGACGAGTATTACGTATCGGACCTGATCGGCATCGACGTTTACACTCCTGAAGGCGAACATCTGGGCAAGCTGGCCAACGTGATCCAAACACCTGCTCACGACGTGTACGAAGTTGGAAAACTCCTGATACCGGCGGTCAAGGCCTATGTCCTGAGCGTCGATATGGCGGCGAGACAAATGACCGCACGGAAGCCCGAAGATGCGGATTGA
- the rph gene encoding ribonuclease PH: protein MQRRIDGRQADQLRPLTITAGVNPAAEGSCEISMGNTRIWIAASVEDRVPPFLKGSGQGWITAEYGMLPRSGRQRSQREVNRGAPGGRTHEIQRLIGRSLRSVVDLEKLGEKTITLDCDVIMADGGTRTAAITGAFVALTEAFRWMIDQGYLSKFPFQERLAAVSVGVIGGQEYLDLCYEEDSKAGVDMNVVMTDQGRFVEIQSTAEGNPFTLERFNRLLEVAKNGCQKIFEVQSSIIDELMRA from the coding sequence ATGCAGCGCCGCATCGATGGCCGTCAGGCCGATCAACTCAGACCTTTGACCATTACTGCGGGCGTAAACCCAGCTGCCGAGGGTTCTTGCGAAATCAGCATGGGCAACACGCGCATCTGGATCGCCGCATCGGTCGAGGATCGCGTGCCTCCTTTCCTAAAGGGCTCGGGTCAAGGATGGATAACGGCCGAGTATGGGATGTTGCCTCGTTCGGGGCGTCAACGAAGCCAGCGCGAGGTCAATCGAGGCGCGCCGGGCGGACGAACGCACGAGATTCAGCGCCTGATCGGTCGCTCGCTTCGCTCGGTCGTCGATCTAGAAAAGTTAGGCGAAAAGACGATCACGCTCGATTGCGACGTGATCATGGCCGACGGGGGCACGCGAACGGCCGCGATCACGGGCGCGTTTGTGGCTCTTACGGAAGCGTTTCGATGGATGATCGACCAGGGTTATCTCAGCAAGTTTCCGTTTCAGGAGCGGTTGGCGGCCGTTAGCGTCGGCGTCATTGGCGGTCAGGAGTATCTCGACCTATGCTACGAGGAAGATTCTAAAGCTGGCGTCGATATGAACGTCGTCATGACCGATCAGGGTCGATTTGTAGAGATTCAAAGCACAGCCGAGGGCAACCCCTTCACTTTGGAGCGCTTTAACAGACTGCTAGAGGTCGCCAAAAACGGGTGCCAAAAGATCTTCGAAGTTCAATCTTCGATTATCGATGAATTGATGCGGGCATGA
- the rplS gene encoding 50S ribosomal protein L19 produces MSDIKINRGIIAEIEKEQMKSDVPPIRPGDTVKVSVRVREGNKERLQAYEGVVIARKHGGIRDTITVRKISYGVGVERTFPVHAPMIAKIEVLRKGRVRRAKLYYLRTRFGKAARLKEDMTR; encoded by the coding sequence ATGAGCGACATAAAGATTAATCGGGGCATCATCGCGGAGATCGAAAAAGAGCAGATGAAGAGCGACGTGCCGCCCATACGCCCGGGCGACACGGTTAAAGTGAGCGTCCGAGTGCGCGAGGGCAACAAAGAGCGACTGCAGGCTTACGAGGGCGTTGTGATCGCTCGCAAGCACGGCGGCATTCGAGACACCATCACGGTTCGAAAAATCTCTTACGGCGTGGGCGTGGAGCGTACTTTTCCCGTCCATGCACCGATGATCGCGAAGATTGAAGTGTTGCGCAAAGGGCGCGTGCGACGAGCCAAGCTTTACTATCTGAGAACTCGATTTGGCAAGGCCGCCCGCCTGAAAGAAGACATGACCCGATAA
- a CDS encoding phosphodiester glycosidase family protein: MRALVVLLLVWGAAWCQVERISKRLTPNVELVQEISSQPPVITTALIVQPKPSVRVQAHVSNDVISSDGESRGREATSRTARRHRALAAVNADFFPFTGDPLGLCIVKGELVSEPYPGRPAIGWTTDGKFVLGAPKFEATLTLPDGSKQPVHGVNRAAKPGEIVFWSGTWARRGNAEASSKIIVLETVQKPIATGRKIRGIVRETTEGNNVALPSTGGAIFFCSVGTAPNLVSGDRVTLEFALSDAPSNQWNRVYEAAAGGPWILRNGFPADQATFEAGGFNAAFWRNRHPRTAVGVSDKGELIMATVDGRQPQSQGASLPELASIMKRLGCKDAINLDGGGSTTFVALDMILNSPSDGTERPVANSILVFDDSVRLIPDGHEAELIPESIVLKSGDQAEFKLMVDGSPTIPDKAIWGATVGFIDQKGRFTAVKPGQGTVTAFYNGGWASATVVVLSPENEPPKP, encoded by the coding sequence ATGAGAGCGCTCGTCGTTCTTCTGTTAGTTTGGGGCGCTGCATGGTGCCAGGTCGAGCGAATCAGCAAGCGCCTTACGCCGAACGTAGAGTTGGTTCAAGAAATCTCCTCGCAACCGCCCGTGATAACCACGGCACTGATCGTTCAGCCAAAACCATCGGTGCGCGTTCAGGCGCATGTGAGCAATGATGTTATCTCTTCGGACGGCGAAAGTCGCGGACGAGAAGCGACCTCTCGAACGGCGCGCCGACATCGAGCGCTGGCTGCTGTGAATGCCGACTTCTTCCCTTTTACGGGCGATCCGTTGGGATTGTGCATTGTGAAAGGCGAACTGGTGAGCGAACCCTACCCGGGCCGGCCCGCCATTGGATGGACGACCGACGGCAAATTCGTGCTGGGCGCCCCTAAGTTCGAAGCAACCCTCACTCTGCCAGACGGATCGAAACAACCCGTCCATGGCGTAAACCGGGCGGCCAAGCCTGGCGAGATCGTTTTTTGGAGCGGAACTTGGGCGAGAAGAGGGAACGCGGAAGCATCGAGCAAGATCATCGTCTTGGAGACCGTGCAAAAGCCCATTGCTACCGGTCGGAAAATTCGCGGCATAGTGCGAGAGACGACCGAGGGCAACAATGTTGCCCTGCCCAGCACGGGCGGAGCGATCTTCTTTTGTAGCGTCGGCACAGCGCCAAACCTTGTGAGCGGCGATCGCGTTACATTGGAATTCGCGCTGAGCGACGCGCCGAGCAATCAATGGAACCGAGTCTACGAGGCGGCAGCCGGCGGCCCTTGGATATTGCGCAACGGATTTCCTGCCGACCAAGCGACCTTTGAGGCGGGAGGATTTAACGCCGCATTCTGGCGAAACCGCCACCCGCGCACGGCAGTCGGCGTTTCCGACAAGGGCGAACTGATCATGGCTACTGTCGATGGCCGACAGCCTCAGAGCCAGGGCGCTTCCCTCCCCGAACTCGCTTCGATCATGAAACGTCTGGGCTGCAAGGACGCGATCAACCTGGACGGCGGCGGCTCGACCACCTTCGTCGCGCTCGACATGATCCTAAACAGCCCGTCGGACGGCACCGAGCGACCTGTTGCCAATTCGATCTTGGTGTTCGATGATTCGGTGCGGCTGATTCCAGACGGACACGAGGCCGAACTGATCCCCGAATCGATCGTCCTAAAATCGGGCGACCAGGCGGAGTTCAAGCTGATGGTAGACGGCTCGCCTACAATCCCAGACAAGGCGATTTGGGGAGCGACGGTCGGTTTTATCGATCAAAAGGGACGATTTACAGCTGTGAAGCCGGGCCAAGGTACGGTAACGGCATTCTATAACGGCGGATGGGCATCAGCGACAGTCGTTGTGCTTTCGCCCGAGAACGAACCGCCCAAACCATGA
- a CDS encoding KH domain-containing protein translates to MAEQFLEALVKNLVDNPDKVSITAENQPGAVKYRVHVAPEDNGKVIGKGGRIANAIRTVTKAMSNKDRRRVFVEIRTEDQAGDAEE, encoded by the coding sequence ATGGCCGAGCAATTCTTAGAGGCCCTCGTCAAGAATCTTGTCGACAACCCGGACAAGGTCTCGATAACGGCCGAAAATCAACCGGGCGCCGTCAAATATCGCGTGCACGTCGCGCCCGAGGACAATGGCAAAGTAATCGGCAAGGGCGGCCGGATTGCCAACGCCATTCGGACGGTAACAAAAGCCATGTCCAACAAGGATCGACGCCGGGTGTTTGTCGAAATTCGAACCGAAGATCAAGCCGGGGATGCCGAAGAGTGA
- the lepB gene encoding signal peptidase I, with the protein MIEWIEYLARLSVSTIVVSTLIFTVVRALSSQAPGRLGRFVSDLMDALIYAGILVYLVIRPFVAQPFYIPSESMVPTLLVKDFVMVGKFNYRMNEPERGDVVVFRAPDHALHPGQVPGKTDFIKRLIGLPGDVIEIKSGEGVYLNGKLVEEPYLNSPPNYNMKIRDGLVYEYDAVGNVWKGGEGMKHEPVLDEEEANRAMSEPSQPIPSGKYLMLGDNRPASSDGHEWGLLDEWRVVGKALFKFWPPGRIGKVN; encoded by the coding sequence ATGATCGAATGGATTGAATATCTGGCACGTCTCAGCGTCAGCACCATCGTTGTCAGCACGCTGATCTTTACGGTTGTTCGGGCTTTGTCATCTCAGGCGCCGGGGCGTTTGGGCCGCTTTGTCAGCGACCTGATGGACGCGCTGATCTACGCGGGCATCTTGGTCTACTTAGTCATCCGGCCGTTTGTCGCGCAGCCGTTCTATATTCCGTCCGAATCGATGGTGCCAACCCTGTTGGTCAAGGATTTTGTGATGGTCGGCAAGTTCAACTACCGGATGAACGAACCTGAGCGCGGGGACGTGGTCGTTTTTCGAGCGCCCGACCATGCTCTTCATCCTGGCCAAGTTCCCGGCAAGACCGACTTCATCAAGAGGTTGATCGGCTTGCCGGGCGATGTGATCGAGATAAAGAGCGGCGAAGGCGTCTATCTGAACGGCAAACTGGTCGAAGAGCCGTATCTCAATTCGCCGCCCAACTACAATATGAAGATTCGCGACGGCCTAGTGTACGAATACGATGCGGTGGGCAACGTATGGAAAGGCGGCGAAGGCATGAAGCACGAGCCGGTGCTGGACGAAGAGGAGGCCAACCGCGCGATGAGCGAACCGTCCCAACCGATACCGTCCGGCAAATATTTGATGCTGGGAGACAATCGGCCAGCCAGCAGCGACGGGCACGAGTGGGGATTGCTAGACGAGTGGCGCGTTGTGGGCAAAGCGCTCTTTAAGTTCTGGCCGCCCGGGCGAATCGGCAAGGTCAACTAG
- the lnt gene encoding apolipoprotein N-acyltransferase, whose product MIAPLIVSALISASSHAPLDLGWAILFGPAIFWRQLIGARAKTAFLSTWLWCFLYGCFLGWPIAYLIKDQTNSWFAAIVGLTLIIGLQALFLAPFGLIAVRMRGILIPIGFAAAWTVVNYLRGLGPTGFVWGHFGVALHDLPLLALPIRWMGTWGLEFLIALLNATIALAFWKRRFWPLPFALLALWFGLGLGVRSSLPQPDGSLKVAVCQPNVELNRHFDDSEQDTVRAILFDQIEEAAAKGAQLVIFPESIETDDDAFDIYQSMAERLQITIMLGAPRRTDSGSFGTVFSFMPNYEIDFYDKVRAVPFGEFIPFRPVLGFAESLGAVGGDLLIGAEARPIQSGHRILVGAPLCMESTYPWIAAEMSRRGTQLFALGSNESWFGRTPALDQHAAFTALRAMETGKVWARSAPQAVSGFWHPDGKKAAFSKFVAQVSVQNAPLFNAPTLASRLGDWPVWAMAALLVLLLLRPAVYLPNDVRQP is encoded by the coding sequence ATGATCGCGCCGCTGATCGTCAGCGCGCTGATCTCGGCCAGCAGCCATGCGCCGCTCGACCTTGGTTGGGCGATTCTGTTCGGACCCGCGATCTTCTGGCGCCAATTGATCGGCGCTCGCGCCAAAACCGCCTTCTTATCCACTTGGCTTTGGTGCTTCCTTTACGGGTGCTTTTTGGGCTGGCCCATAGCCTATCTAATCAAGGATCAAACGAACAGCTGGTTTGCAGCGATCGTCGGTCTGACGCTGATCATCGGTCTTCAGGCCCTTTTCTTGGCGCCCTTTGGCCTGATAGCAGTCCGAATGAGAGGGATTCTGATACCTATCGGCTTTGCAGCGGCCTGGACAGTGGTCAATTATCTTCGCGGCCTTGGACCGACCGGCTTCGTATGGGGACACTTTGGAGTCGCGCTGCACGATCTGCCCTTGCTGGCTCTGCCTATTCGATGGATGGGAACCTGGGGTCTGGAGTTCCTGATCGCGCTTCTAAACGCTACGATCGCTTTGGCGTTCTGGAAGAGGCGCTTCTGGCCATTGCCGTTTGCCTTGCTCGCGCTTTGGTTTGGTCTCGGACTTGGCGTTCGAAGTTCTCTGCCTCAACCGGACGGATCGCTAAAAGTTGCGGTTTGCCAGCCCAATGTTGAACTTAATCGTCACTTTGACGACTCGGAGCAGGACACCGTTCGTGCGATCTTGTTCGATCAGATCGAAGAAGCGGCAGCGAAAGGCGCCCAGCTCGTCATCTTCCCTGAATCGATCGAGACCGACGACGATGCGTTCGACATCTACCAATCGATGGCCGAACGACTCCAAATCACTATCATGCTTGGGGCGCCTCGACGCACCGATTCGGGTTCGTTTGGAACCGTTTTCAGCTTCATGCCGAACTACGAGATCGACTTCTATGATAAGGTGAGGGCGGTGCCTTTTGGCGAGTTCATCCCATTCAGGCCGGTTCTGGGTTTTGCCGAATCGTTGGGAGCGGTTGGGGGGGACCTGCTCATTGGCGCCGAAGCGAGACCGATCCAAAGCGGCCATAGAATTTTGGTCGGCGCGCCGCTCTGCATGGAAAGCACATACCCCTGGATCGCCGCCGAGATGTCGCGCCGGGGCACTCAGCTCTTTGCGCTCGGATCGAACGAATCGTGGTTCGGCCGCACGCCCGCGCTCGATCAGCACGCCGCCTTCACTGCCCTTAGGGCCATGGAAACGGGCAAAGTCTGGGCTCGCTCGGCCCCGCAGGCGGTCAGCGGCTTTTGGCATCCAGACGGCAAGAAAGCGGCCTTTTCGAAATTTGTAGCACAAGTTTCAGTACAAAACGCGCCCCTGTTCAACGCTCCGACCCTTGCGTCGCGCCTGGGCGATTGGCCGGTTTGGGCAATGGCCGCGCTGCTCGTTCTGCTCCTTCTGCGCCCGGCGGTATACTTGCCCAACGATGTTCGACAGCCTTAG
- the trmD gene encoding tRNA (guanosine(37)-N1)-methyltransferase TrmD gives MRIDIVSLFPEFIRQGADLSILSRAQKAGVVEIHAHQLRDWAEDKHRTVDDEPYGGGAGLVLKVEVIARCVQDLMAKVEQSDLAVVLMEPQGELFDQSVARELAQHDRLIIACGRYEGFDWRSAEILGARRLSIGDYVLTGGELPALVVTDAVVRLLPGALGSADSLDQDSFLEPLLGYPQYTRPETFEGCKVPDVLLSGHHAELAAWRRKQQLLLTRRLRPDLFARAELKPSDVALLREAAEELERGEDP, from the coding sequence ATGCGGATTGACATCGTCAGCCTCTTTCCCGAGTTCATCCGCCAAGGCGCCGATCTCAGCATTCTTAGCCGAGCCCAGAAAGCAGGCGTGGTCGAGATTCATGCCCACCAACTGAGAGATTGGGCGGAGGACAAGCATCGGACTGTCGACGACGAGCCTTACGGCGGCGGCGCGGGCTTGGTGCTAAAGGTCGAGGTGATCGCGCGTTGCGTTCAAGATTTAATGGCGAAAGTTGAACAGAGCGATCTCGCCGTCGTTCTAATGGAGCCGCAAGGCGAACTGTTCGATCAATCCGTTGCCAGAGAGTTGGCCCAGCACGATCGATTGATCATTGCTTGCGGTCGATATGAAGGCTTTGACTGGCGTTCGGCAGAGATTCTGGGAGCGCGAAGGCTCAGCATCGGCGATTATGTGCTGACCGGAGGCGAGCTGCCCGCCTTAGTGGTAACGGATGCGGTCGTTCGGCTGTTGCCCGGCGCGCTGGGAAGCGCAGATTCATTGGATCAAGATTCGTTTCTAGAGCCTCTCTTAGGGTATCCTCAATACACTCGTCCGGAAACCTTTGAAGGATGCAAAGTTCCGGACGTGTTGCTGTCTGGACATCATGCAGAGTTGGCCGCCTGGCGGCGCAAGCAGCAGTTATTATTGACGCGGCGTCTGCGCCCAGACCTGTTCGCCCGAGCCGAGCTCAAACCGAGCGACGTTGCGCTCTTGCGCGAAGCGGCAGAAGAATTGGAAAGAGGTGAGGATCCATGA
- the ffh gene encoding signal recognition particle protein translates to MFDSLSDKLQSVFDKLRGRGTLSEKDVDEALHEVRMALLEADVNFKIAKQFVAAIRDKAVGEETLKSLTPGQQVVKIVHDELVELLGGEPLPINWASDGPTTFMLCGLQGSGKTTTAAKLALWARSQGKRPLMAACDVKRPAAVAQLQALGKQLNIPVHSVEGGSAVDAAASAIEAARAAHCDLIILDTAGRLQIDDDLMAEAEEIKRKTRPNETFLVLDATTGQEAVNVAKAFDERVGIDGAIITKLDGDARGGAALSMRAVTGKPIRFIGIGERPDALEQFHADRMAGRILGMGDIMTLIEKAQADSDIEEEKLLQRKLRDASLDFEDFLAQMKKIRNMGPFDQLLKLIPGYSQMRKQLAGFEPDENQLQRMEAIVLSMTRYERKHPEALNFSRKKRVAKGSGTKIEEVNELVKRFMEMRQMMKQFNKMQSLVKKRRR, encoded by the coding sequence ATGTTCGACAGCCTTAGCGACAAACTCCAAAGCGTTTTCGACAAGCTCCGCGGTCGCGGCACATTGAGCGAAAAGGACGTTGACGAAGCCCTCCACGAAGTGCGCATGGCGCTCTTGGAAGCCGATGTCAACTTCAAGATCGCCAAACAGTTCGTCGCTGCCATCCGCGATAAAGCCGTCGGCGAAGAGACGCTCAAGAGCCTGACGCCGGGCCAACAGGTCGTCAAGATCGTGCACGACGAGTTGGTCGAACTGTTGGGCGGCGAACCTCTGCCTATTAACTGGGCGTCGGACGGTCCGACCACATTTATGCTTTGCGGCCTTCAAGGCAGCGGCAAGACCACGACCGCGGCTAAGCTGGCGCTGTGGGCAAGATCGCAAGGCAAACGCCCCCTGATGGCCGCCTGCGACGTGAAGAGACCCGCGGCCGTCGCCCAACTTCAGGCGCTCGGAAAGCAACTGAACATCCCGGTCCACTCGGTCGAAGGAGGATCGGCGGTCGATGCGGCCGCCTCGGCGATCGAAGCGGCGCGGGCTGCCCATTGCGACCTAATTATTCTCGATACCGCGGGGCGTCTGCAGATCGATGACGACCTGATGGCCGAGGCCGAGGAGATCAAGCGCAAGACGCGACCGAACGAGACCTTCCTTGTACTGGACGCGACGACCGGACAAGAGGCGGTCAATGTCGCCAAAGCGTTCGATGAACGGGTTGGCATCGATGGCGCCATCATCACCAAATTGGACGGCGATGCTCGCGGCGGTGCAGCGCTTTCGATGCGAGCGGTTACCGGCAAACCCATCCGATTTATAGGCATAGGGGAGCGCCCCGATGCGCTGGAGCAGTTCCATGCCGACCGGATGGCGGGCCGCATTTTAGGCATGGGCGACATCATGACCCTTATTGAGAAGGCCCAAGCCGACAGCGACATTGAGGAAGAGAAGCTCCTGCAAAGGAAACTAAGAGACGCCTCGCTCGATTTCGAGGATTTTCTGGCTCAAATGAAGAAGATTCGCAACATGGGACCGTTCGACCAGCTCCTCAAACTGATCCCCGGCTACTCGCAGATGCGCAAACAGTTGGCAGGGTTCGAGCCGGACGAAAATCAGCTTCAGCGAATGGAAGCGATCGTTCTCTCGATGACCCGGTACGAGCGCAAGCATCCCGAAGCGCTCAACTTTAGCCGAAAGAAGCGGGTGGCAAAGGGCAGCGGCACCAAGATCGAAGAAGTGAACGAACTGGTCAAGCGCTTTATGGAGATGCGCCAAATGATGAAGCAGTTTAACAAGATGCAAAGCTTGGTCAAGAAGCGGCGCCGCTGA
- the rpsP gene encoding 30S ribosomal protein S16, translated as MVRIGLRRTGKKKRPYYRVVVAPGTAPREGRFVEIIGHYDPIPDPLVIDFNEERALHWLRCGAQPTETVQRLMKKTGIWAKFKGGAEA; from the coding sequence ATGGTTCGAATTGGACTAAGAAGGACGGGCAAGAAGAAGAGGCCCTACTACCGAGTGGTGGTGGCGCCGGGCACGGCTCCGCGCGAAGGCCGCTTTGTAGAGATTATTGGACATTACGATCCGATACCGGATCCGTTGGTGATCGACTTCAACGAGGAGCGCGCGCTCCATTGGCTCCGATGCGGCGCCCAGCCGACCGAAACGGTGCAGAGACTGATGAAGAAGACCGGCATCTGGGCAAAGTTCAAGGGCGGGGCCGAGGCCTAA